From Suncus etruscus isolate mSunEtr1 chromosome 6, mSunEtr1.pri.cur, whole genome shotgun sequence, one genomic window encodes:
- the DRD1 gene encoding D(1A) dopamine receptor, with amino-acid sequence MRTLNHSAMDGARVERNFSFRILTACFLSVLILSTLLGNTLVCAAVIRFRHLRSKVTNFFVISLAVSDLLVAVLVMPWKAVAEIAGFWPFGAFCNIWVAFDIMCSTASILNLCVISVDRYWAISSPFRYERKMTPKAAFILISVAWTLSVLISFIPVQLSWHTAKSPGPPDSNDTLPLAEPAPDNCDASLSRTYAISSSLISFYIPVAIMIVTYTRIYRIAQKQIRRISALERAAVHAKNCQTTAGNGHQAECGQPESSFKMSFKRETKVLKTLSVIMGVFVCCWLPFFVLNCMVPFCGSGETQPFCIDSITFDVFVWFGWANSSLNPIIYAFNADFRKAFSTLLGCYRLCPATTNAVETVSINNNGAPMFSSHQEPRGSISKDCNLVYLIPHSVGSSEDVKKEEVGGGGAKPSEKLSPALSVILDCDTDVSLEKIQPFAQNGQHPS; translated from the coding sequence ATGAGGACCCTGAACCACTCTGCCATGGATGGGGCTAGGGTGGAGAGGAACTTCTCCTTCCGCATTCTGACGGCCTGCTTCTTGTCCGTGCTCATCCTCTCCACCCTCCTGGGGAACACCCTGGTATGTGCGGCTGTCATTCGCTTCCGGCACCTTCGGTCCAAGGTGACCAACTTCTTCGTCATCTCCCTGGCTGTCTCAGACCTTTTGGTGGCCGTGTTGGTGATGCCTTGGAAGGCGGTGGCTGAGATTGCAGGCTTCTGGCCTTTCGGAGCCTTCTGTAACATCTGGGTGGCCTTCGACATCATGTGCTCGACAGCGTCCATCCTCAATCTCTGTGTTATCAGTGTAGACAGATATTGGGCCATCTCCAGCCCCTTCCGCTACGAACGAAAGATGACCCCCAAGGCCGCTTTCATTCTCATCAGTGTGGCCTGGACCTTGTCTGTTCTCATCTCCTTCATCCCCGTGCAGCTCAGTTGGCACACAGCGAAATCCCCTGGCCCACCAGACAGCAACGACACTTTGCCGCTGGCGGAGCCAGCCCCCGACAACTGTGATGCCAGCCTGAGCCGGACCTATGCCATTTCGTCCTCCCTCATCAGCTTCTACATCCCCGTGGCCATCATGATCGTCACCTACACACGTATCTACCGAATCGCCCAGAAACAGATCCGCCGCATTTCAGCCCTAGAGAGGGCGGCCGTGCATGCCAAGAACTGTCAGACCACCGCCGGCAATGGCCACCAGGCCGAGTGTGGCCAGCCTGAGAGCTCCTTCAAAATGTCCTTCAAAAGAGAGACCAAAGTCCTGAAGACGCTATCAGTGATCATGGGTGTGTTCGTTTGCTGCTGGCTACCCTTCTTTGTCTTGAACTGCATGGTGCCATTCTGCGGGTCCGGGGAGACACAGCCCTTCTGCATCGACTCCATCACCTTCGATGTGTTTGTGTGGTTTGGCTGGGCCAATTCCTCCCTGAACCCCATCATTTACGCCTTCAATGCAGATTTCCGGAAGGCATTCTCCACACTTCTGGGCTGTTACCGGCTCTGCCCTGCCACCACCAATGCCGTTGAGACAGTGAGCATCAACAACAACGGGGCGCCCATGTTCTCCAGCCATCAGGAGCCCCGAGGGTCCATCTCCAAGGACTGCAACCTCGTCTACCTGATCCCTCATTCCGTGGGCTCCTCTGAAGATGTGAAGAAAGAGGAGGTAGGTGGGGGAGGGGCCAAGCCCTCAGAGAAACTGTCACCAGCCCTCTCAGTCATTTTGGACTGCGATACTGATGTGTCCCTGGAGAAGATCCAGCCCTTCGCCCAGAATGGACAGCACCCATCATGA
- the MRPL22 gene encoding 39S ribosomal protein L22, mitochondrial, with translation MAAAALGRLGAAWMRTWREKLAAGFSALGPAPLAHVHASAALGVSKRWEKKNKIVYPPQLPGEPRRPAEIYHCRRQIKYSRDKMWYLAKLIRGMSIDQALAQLEFSDKKGAQIIKEILLEAQEMAVRDHNVEFRSNLYIAESTSGRGQYLKRIRYHGRGRFGIMEKVYCHYFVKLVEGPPPPPEPPKTAVAHAREYVQELRNRTIIHTL, from the exons ATGGCGGCTGCCGCGCTGGGGCGGCTTG GTGCGGCGTGGATGCGGACTTGGAGGGAGAAGCTGGCCGCGGG CTTCTCTGCTCTTGGCCCGGCACCCCTGGCACACGTCCACGCGAGCGCAGCTCTGGGTGTTTCTAAGCGCTGGGAGAAGAAGAACAAGATCGTCTACCCGCCACAGCTGCCGGGCGAGCCCCGCAGACCGGCG GAAATCTACCACTGTCGAAGACAGATAAAATACAGCCGAGACAAAATGTGGTACTTGGCAAAACTG ATTCGAGGAATGTCCATTGATCAGGCTTTGGCCCAGCTGGAATTCAGTGACAAGAAGGGTGCTCAGATCATTAAGGAG ATACTCTTGGAAGCCCAGGAGATGGCAGTGAGAGACCATAATGTGGAGTTCCGATCTAATTTATACATAg cTGAGTCCACCTCTGGGCGCGGGCAGTACCTCAAGCGTATCCGATACCATGGCCGTGGTCGCTTTGGGATCATGGAGAAGGTTTATTGCCATTATTTTGTGAAGTTGGTTGAGGGACCTCCACCGCCTCCAGAGCCACCGAAGACAGCGGTTGCCCATGCCAGAGAGTATGTCCAGGAACTGCGGAATCGGACCATCATCCACACCCTGTGA